One window from the genome of Pseudomonadota bacterium encodes:
- the der gene encoding ribosome biogenesis GTPase Der, which yields MTLKVAIIGRPNVGKSTLFNRMTGKKLSIVDDTPGITRDWRESDCEFMGLKFRVVDTAGLEENFDNSIEGRMRKSTENALKHADFVLFMIDARAGVTPLDTHFAGWLRRQNMPCALIANKCESRRGDEGLYEAYELGLGEPVPISAEHGVGFTDLASLLAPLVKKADEEAAAKAAEEEEENAAAQDAENAYIPYEEGSGTGFGDEEESPEELEAALEKPIKLAIVGRPNAGKSTLMNALLKEERSMTGAEPGITRDAVSADWVYNDRPFRLVDTAGIRKKAKITDKIEKYAVDDSFRAIRLAQVVVLMLEPDKLFERQDLSIAAHVVEEGRALVIAINKWDAAEEKTEVLEHAAYKLETSLPQIKDVPIVTISALNGRGMDKLMDTVLEAYHVWNKRVPTGGLNRWLAYMEGRHPPPMVQRRPNRLRYMTQVKSRPPTFALWLSRPKDLPDSYQRYLISGLRESFDIPGTPIRLMLRTTKNPYVH from the coding sequence ATGACGTTAAAAGTCGCCATTATCGGACGCCCGAATGTCGGAAAATCGACATTGTTTAACCGCATGACGGGCAAAAAACTGTCGATTGTCGATGATACGCCGGGCATCACGCGTGACTGGCGCGAATCCGATTGTGAATTCATGGGGCTGAAATTCCGCGTTGTCGATACGGCAGGGCTGGAAGAGAATTTTGATAACAGCATCGAAGGCCGGATGCGTAAAAGCACTGAAAATGCGCTGAAACATGCCGATTTTGTGCTGTTTATGATTGATGCCCGTGCGGGCGTAACGCCGCTGGATACGCATTTCGCAGGCTGGCTGCGCCGTCAGAATATGCCTTGTGCCCTGATCGCCAATAAATGCGAAAGCCGCCGCGGCGACGAAGGCCTTTACGAAGCTTATGAGCTGGGCCTGGGCGAACCCGTCCCGATTTCCGCCGAACATGGCGTCGGCTTCACCGATCTTGCCTCGCTTTTGGCGCCGCTGGTAAAAAAAGCGGACGAAGAGGCGGCAGCAAAGGCCGCCGAAGAAGAGGAGGAAAATGCCGCAGCGCAGGATGCGGAAAACGCCTATATTCCTTATGAGGAAGGCAGCGGTACAGGTTTTGGCGATGAAGAGGAAAGCCCGGAAGAGCTGGAAGCCGCATTGGAAAAACCGATTAAACTGGCCATTGTCGGCCGTCCGAATGCCGGAAAATCAACTTTGATGAATGCGCTTTTAAAAGAAGAACGCTCGATGACGGGGGCGGAACCCGGTATTACCCGCGATGCCGTCAGCGCCGATTGGGTCTATAATGACCGCCCGTTTCGTCTGGTCGATACGGCAGGCATCCGCAAAAAAGCCAAAATCACCGATAAAATCGAAAAATACGCGGTGGATGACAGTTTCCGCGCTATTCGTCTGGCACAGGTTGTCGTGCTGATGCTGGAACCCGATAAGCTGTTTGAGCGTCAGGATTTATCCATTGCCGCGCATGTGGTCGAAGAAGGCCGCGCACTGGTGATCGCCATCAATAAATGGGATGCGGCAGAGGAAAAAACCGAAGTGCTGGAACATGCCGCCTATAAGCTGGAAACATCGCTGCCGCAAATCAAGGATGTGCCGATTGTCACGATCTCCGCCCTGAACGGACGCGGTATGGATAAATTGATGGATACCGTTCTGGAAGCCTACCATGTCTGGAACAAACGTGTACCGACAGGCGGCTTAAACCGCTGGCTGGCCTATATGGAGGGCCGCCACCCGCCACCGATGGTACAAAGACGCCCGAACCGTTTACGCTATATGACGCAGGTCAAATCACGCCCACCGACCTTCGCATTATGGCTGTCGCGTCCAAAAGATTTGCCCGACAGTTATCAGCGTTACCTGATTTCAGGATTGCGCGAATCTTTCGACATCCCCGGAACACCGATACGGCTGATGCTGCGCACCACCAAAAATCCGTATGTGCATTAA
- a CDS encoding RsmB/NOP family class I SAM-dependent RNA methyltransferase, with protein sequence MTPAARIDTVISLLGEIFASDRPADGVISAFFRNHRYIGGGDRRDITHRLYRILRHYHRLSAHLPAPEPRLFVIAEMALLSKEKPGDFFGEPDNKYAPAPLSEHEKQLYRMLEGQPIFTKGQPEHIALECPQWAADTLKKTLGDKFHAVMEAMLEEAPLDLRVNTLKTDRATLKAALEKALPRGIEETPYSPWGLRIAGRRPALGQMKLFQDGLFEIQDEGSQLIALAAAPKPGMRVLDICAGAGGKTLAMGALMENKGSITAADISEGRLKRAKQRFKRAGMFNTTLLPLSSENDKILKRKRGTFDIVLVDAPCTGTGTWRRDPDKKWRNIGPNLSSLLETQARILDSAAKQVKPGGKLVYATCSLLFEENEAQFAAFLEKHPDFTQTDLSKMPELAHIPLSGAAMRLLPSEHKTDGFFCAIAVRKEDAKEDKKDHKPE encoded by the coding sequence ATGACGCCCGCTGCCCGTATCGACACCGTTATCTCCCTTCTGGGCGAGATTTTTGCCTCTGACCGTCCTGCTGACGGCGTGATCTCGGCTTTTTTCCGCAATCACCGCTATATCGGCGGCGGTGACCGCCGCGATATTACCCACCGGCTGTACCGTATCCTGCGTCATTATCACCGCCTGTCTGCACATCTTCCCGCGCCCGAGCCGCGGCTGTTCGTGATTGCCGAAATGGCGCTGCTGTCCAAGGAAAAACCCGGCGATTTCTTCGGAGAGCCGGATAACAAATATGCCCCCGCCCCGCTGTCGGAGCATGAAAAACAGCTGTACCGGATGCTGGAAGGCCAGCCGATTTTCACAAAAGGCCAGCCCGAACATATTGCGCTGGAATGCCCGCAATGGGCGGCCGATACGCTCAAGAAAACTCTGGGCGACAAATTTCATGCCGTCATGGAAGCCATGCTGGAGGAAGCGCCGCTGGATTTGCGCGTCAATACGCTGAAAACCGACCGCGCGACCTTGAAAGCCGCATTGGAAAAAGCACTGCCGCGCGGCATTGAAGAAACACCCTATTCCCCCTGGGGACTGCGTATTGCAGGGCGTCGTCCTGCTTTGGGGCAGATGAAACTGTTTCAGGACGGGCTTTTCGAGATACAAGATGAAGGCTCGCAATTGATTGCGCTGGCCGCAGCGCCGAAGCCCGGTATGCGGGTATTGGATATCTGCGCAGGTGCGGGCGGGAAAACGCTGGCAATGGGTGCTTTGATGGAAAATAAAGGCAGTATCACCGCCGCCGATATTTCCGAAGGCCGGTTGAAACGCGCAAAGCAGCGCTTTAAACGTGCCGGAATGTTCAATACCACGCTGCTGCCGCTAAGCAGTGAAAACGACAAAATCTTAAAACGGAAGCGCGGCACATTTGATATCGTGCTGGTGGATGCCCCCTGTACGGGAACAGGGACATGGCGGCGCGACCCGGATAAAAAATGGCGCAATATCGGCCCGAACCTGTCATCTCTGCTGGAAACACAGGCGCGCATTCTGGACAGTGCCGCCAAACAGGTAAAGCCGGGCGGCAAGCTGGTTTATGCCACCTGCTCGCTGCTATTTGAGGAAAACGAAGCGCAATTCGCCGCATTCCTTGAAAAACACCCTGATTTCACGCAAACCGATCTGTCAAAAATGCCGGAACTGGCACATATTCCTTTAAGCGGTGCGGCGATGCGGCTGCTGCCCTCCGAACACAAGACAGACGGCTTTTTCTGTGCTATAGCTGTGCGCAAAGAAGACGCAAAAGAAGATAAAAAGGATCATAAGCCAGAATGA
- the prfA gene encoding peptide chain release factor 1, producing the protein MSSQSFHRKLEQVLARHQELTALMSEGTASSEEFVSMSREYAELSPIAEKIESYQSAAGEAADLEGMIADPGMDKDMRDMAEEELYALQKKLPDLEHDIRIALLPKDEADAKNAILEIRAGTGGDEAALFASDLFDMYRGYAGLRGWRFEIMEASESDIGGYKEVIVSITGTNVFARLKFESGVHRVQRVPKTESGGRIHTSAATVAVLPEAEEVDVDINENDLRIDVFRASGPGGQSVNTTDSAVRITHIPTGIVVSQQDEKSQHKNRAKAMTILRARIYEAERQKQADARAADRKSQVGSGDRSERIRTYNFPQGRVTDHRVNLTLYKLDKVLTGEALDEIIDVLVSEDQAALLSET; encoded by the coding sequence ATGTCCTCACAATCTTTTCACCGCAAGCTGGAACAGGTTCTGGCGCGGCATCAGGAACTGACCGCGCTGATGTCCGAGGGCACGGCTTCGTCAGAGGAATTCGTCAGCATGTCGCGCGAATATGCCGAACTGTCCCCCATTGCCGAAAAAATCGAAAGCTATCAATCCGCCGCCGGAGAAGCGGCTGATCTGGAAGGTATGATTGCCGATCCCGGCATGGATAAAGACATGCGCGACATGGCAGAAGAAGAGCTTTACGCTCTGCAAAAAAAGTTGCCCGATCTGGAACATGATATCCGCATCGCCCTGCTGCCCAAAGACGAGGCCGATGCCAAAAACGCCATTTTGGAAATCCGCGCCGGAACAGGCGGCGATGAAGCCGCACTTTTCGCCAGCGACCTGTTTGATATGTATCGCGGCTATGCCGGTCTGCGTGGCTGGCGTTTTGAAATTATGGAAGCGTCGGAAAGCGATATCGGCGGTTATAAGGAAGTCATTGTTTCGATTACCGGCACCAATGTTTTTGCACGGTTGAAATTTGAATCGGGCGTTCACCGTGTCCAGCGTGTGCCGAAAACGGAAAGCGGCGGGCGCATCCACACATCCGCCGCAACCGTTGCCGTTCTTCCCGAAGCGGAAGAGGTTGATGTCGATATCAATGAAAATGATTTGCGGATTGACGTGTTCCGCGCTTCGGGACCCGGCGGACAATCCGTCAACACCACCGATAGCGCCGTGCGCATCACCCATATTCCGACAGGAATCGTTGTCAGCCAGCAGGATGAAAAATCCCAGCACAAAAACCGTGCCAAAGCGATGACAATTCTGCGCGCACGGATTTACGAAGCCGAGCGGCAGAAACAAGCCGATGCACGTGCTGCAGACCGTAAAAGTCAGGTCGGCAGCGGCGACCGTTCCGAACGCATTCGTACTTATAACTTTCCGCAAGGGCGCGTCACCGACCACCGCGTTAATCTGACACTGTATAAGCTGGATAAGGTCTTAACCGGGGAAGCGCTGGACGAGATTATTGATGTGCTGGTATCCGAAGATCAGGCCGCATTGCTGTCCGAAACCTAA
- a CDS encoding helix-turn-helix domain-containing protein produces MNTQDGHESVGAFLKREREAKNLSLKDVATSINVRAGQLEAIESGNIAELPGMVYAIGFVRSYAVQLGLDGDEIARLFKEEHAASAPKQAELNISPPPRDTHLPSHFILAASGVGLVLILALWFLFSGGDEETGAEKMVPDVPAQMQAGYDDTGILQNAEISITSTDTPDGTHDLLAAETDIAAQTTAITEETTEDAAVTAATDSMAETETAPTDIIPVEERQAPIPPPVTQRSQRIISDIQTGESFGNRRGNSRIVLIARDSSWVQVRDGSGQTLFQQVLRPGQSYYVPRGENTKLATANAGGIDVYVDGKKMPPFGKKGDIIRGISLDADEILKRHTGR; encoded by the coding sequence ATGAACACACAGGATGGACACGAATCAGTCGGCGCGTTTTTAAAACGTGAAAGAGAGGCGAAAAATCTTTCCCTGAAAGATGTCGCGACCTCTATCAATGTGCGTGCGGGACAGCTTGAAGCCATTGAAAGCGGCAATATCGCTGAATTGCCGGGCATGGTTTATGCCATCGGTTTCGTGCGCAGCTATGCTGTGCAGCTGGGGCTGGACGGCGACGAGATTGCCCGGCTGTTTAAAGAGGAACATGCCGCTTCCGCCCCCAAACAGGCGGAGCTGAACATCTCCCCTCCGCCACGTGACACGCATCTGCCGTCACATTTCATTCTGGCGGCATCAGGCGTGGGGCTGGTTCTTATTCTGGCACTGTGGTTCCTTTTCTCCGGCGGCGATGAGGAAACAGGCGCTGAAAAAATGGTTCCGGATGTTCCCGCACAAATGCAGGCGGGTTATGACGATACCGGTATTTTGCAAAATGCCGAGATAAGTATCACCTCAACAGATACACCGGACGGCACGCATGACCTTCTCGCTGCCGAAACGGATATCGCCGCGCAAACAACCGCAATAACGGAAGAAACAACAGAGGACGCCGCTGTAACAGCCGCAACTGACAGCATGGCTGAAACGGAAACCGCCCCGACAGATATTATTCCGGTCGAGGAACGGCAGGCTCCCATTCCGCCGCCTGTCACACAGCGCAGCCAGCGCATTATCTCCGATATCCAGACCGGAGAAAGCTTTGGCAACAGGCGCGGCAACAGCCGTATCGTTCTGATTGCCCGCGATTCCAGCTGGGTGCAGGTGCGCGACGGCAGCGGCCAGACCCTGTTCCAGCAGGTTTTACGCCCCGGGCAAAGTTATTACGTCCCGCGCGGCGAGAATACCAAGCTGGCGACAGCGAATGCAGGCGGCATTGATGTCTATGTCGACGGCAAGAAAATGCCGCCTTTCGGTAAAAAAGGCGACATTATTCGCGGTATCTCTCTGGATGCCGATGAAATCCTCAAACGTCATACGGGACGATAG
- the ptsP gene encoding phosphoenolpyruvate--protein phosphotransferase, translated as MMPRKKTAASGNTPAKKRRMTLLMLLKRIDNLRTAYQDVSKEQDSSFQDAFLALLKDTGLCFPDMDFLCYLTPTDRRPLYINGRVRSKRYEDKRINDGFAVLNVLVRDKAPLLVSGKFGDIPLRTKEGAFLALPVFDHKMDVQGGFVCYTRKTDDMTDERINKLHVLAVGLSSLMRHQTAGHLLSETAQRKLHESLAPQIKRRRKNTASYRRDVSKTPLNYTPRSTHITGTGFGGGIAIGQAVLHGAPHEITTYAAKSKKHEYNALDDAIAKLIAKNEQVLTLQRAHLSQEAVDCLRMHQLLLQDPMWIEQIRQGITFGLSAPAAVEFARQKTYFTLAKVADPYIRDRFSDINDLSDKLRLALDNIDTETANTDEIILVAHNLGVSGLMEYALETIKGIILETGSISSHIAIIAGTMDIPILGQCAGAMRHVNPGDRIIIDSDQSVAFVLPEAHTLRLYKRKKAQIRQRERHLSLSGRQGNADCTTRDGTKISLYMNAGLPSEVALMHDYGAAGIGLFRTELTFMGWTRYPSVAKQTEMYRKVLDQAGAEKPVFFRTLDIGGDKPLPYFEAPTEENPALGWRAVRIGIDRPAILRTQFSAFLQAAGNYKIPLHIMLPLVTEVEEIRHVKTILRATKERLAAKGRDVPENVKFGVMLEVPSLLWQMDALCREVDFISVGTNDLMQYIFAADRGSALMHGRYEFLSPPMLRIMKHVADSCKKHGTELSVCGEAAAQPLEAAALIALGYTRLSMPGARIPLMHNMCGSLDITLLKPYIEKLMQTEEHSLRVELHAFAQDHGISTV; from the coding sequence ATGATGCCGCGTAAAAAAACTGCGGCAAGCGGAAATACGCCCGCAAAAAAGCGCCGTATGACGCTTCTCATGCTGCTGAAGCGCATCGACAATTTGCGCACAGCTTATCAGGATGTTTCAAAAGAGCAGGATAGCAGTTTTCAGGACGCCTTTCTGGCACTGCTGAAAGATACGGGGCTCTGTTTTCCCGACATGGATTTTCTGTGTTACCTGACACCGACAGACCGCAGACCCCTTTATATCAACGGCAGGGTACGCAGCAAGCGTTATGAAGACAAACGCATCAATGACGGTTTTGCCGTGTTGAATGTGCTGGTGCGTGACAAAGCGCCGTTGCTGGTTTCCGGCAAATTCGGCGATATTCCGTTGCGCACGAAAGAAGGCGCTTTTCTGGCTCTGCCGGTTTTTGACCACAAGATGGATGTGCAGGGCGGCTTTGTCTGTTATACGCGTAAAACCGATGACATGACGGATGAGCGCATCAACAAGCTGCATGTACTGGCCGTCGGGTTGTCATCTCTGATGCGGCATCAGACGGCGGGACATCTTTTATCGGAAACGGCACAACGAAAACTGCATGAAAGCCTTGCGCCGCAGATCAAGCGGCGGCGGAAAAACACCGCCTCCTACCGCCGTGATGTCAGTAAAACGCCTTTGAATTACACACCGCGTTCGACCCATATAACCGGTACCGGTTTTGGCGGCGGCATTGCCATCGGTCAGGCCGTGCTGCATGGTGCGCCGCATGAGATCACAACCTATGCCGCCAAAAGCAAGAAACATGAATATAACGCGCTGGATGATGCCATCGCCAAGCTGATCGCCAAGAACGAGCAGGTTCTGACTCTGCAACGCGCCCATCTGTCACAGGAGGCGGTGGACTGCCTGCGTATGCACCAGCTGCTGTTACAGGATCCGATGTGGATTGAGCAGATCCGCCAGGGCATCACTTTCGGCCTGTCCGCTCCGGCAGCGGTCGAATTTGCACGGCAAAAAACCTATTTCACACTGGCGAAAGTCGCCGACCCTTATATCCGCGACCGTTTTTCCGATATCAATGACCTGTCCGACAAATTGCGGCTGGCGCTGGATAATATCGATACCGAGACAGCCAACACCGATGAGATCATTCTGGTCGCTCATAATCTGGGTGTGTCGGGGCTCATGGAATATGCGCTGGAAACGATCAAAGGTATCATTCTTGAAACCGGCAGCATTTCCAGCCATATCGCCATTATCGCCGGCACGATGGATATCCCCATTCTGGGACAATGCGCGGGCGCAATGCGGCATGTTAATCCGGGCGACCGCATTATTATTGATTCCGACCAATCCGTTGCTTTCGTGCTGCCAGAGGCGCATACGCTGCGCCTGTATAAACGCAAGAAAGCGCAAATCCGTCAGCGCGAACGCCATTTAAGTCTGAGCGGACGGCAAGGCAATGCTGATTGCACCACCCGTGACGGCACCAAAATATCTCTTTATATGAATGCGGGCCTGCCCTCCGAGGTCGCGCTGATGCATGATTACGGCGCAGCGGGGATCGGGCTGTTCCGCACCGAACTGACCTTTATGGGCTGGACGCGTTATCCCAGCGTCGCCAAACAGACGGAAATGTACCGCAAGGTTCTCGATCAGGCGGGCGCGGAAAAACCTGTCTTTTTCCGTACGCTGGATATCGGCGGCGACAAACCCCTGCCCTATTTCGAAGCACCGACAGAGGAGAACCCCGCACTGGGCTGGCGTGCCGTACGGATTGGCATCGACCGCCCCGCCATTCTGCGGACGCAATTCAGCGCCTTTCTGCAAGCGGCAGGCAATTACAAAATACCGCTGCATATTATGCTGCCGCTGGTGACGGAGGTTGAAGAAATCCGTCATGTCAAAACGATCCTCCGCGCGACCAAAGAACGGCTTGCCGCCAAAGGACGCGATGTGCCGGAAAATGTCAAATTCGGTGTCATGCTGGAAGTGCCGTCACTGCTGTGGCAAATGGATGCGCTCTGCCGCGAGGTCGATTTTATTTCCGTCGGCACCAATGACCTGATGCAATATATTTTCGCCGCCGACCGCGGCAGTGCCCTGATGCATGGCCGTTATGAATTTTTATCACCGCCGATGCTGCGCATCATGAAACATGTTGCCGATAGCTGCAAAAAACACGGGACGGAGCTTTCGGTCTGCGGCGAAGCCGCCGCACAGCCGCTGGAAGCCGCCGCGCTGATTGCCCTGGGCTATACGCGGCTATCCATGCCCGGCGCGCGCATCCCGTTGATGCACAACATGTGCGGCAGCCTTGATATTACCTTGCTAAAGCCTTATATAGAAAAGCTGATGCAGACGGAGGAACACAGTCTGCGGGTCGAACTGCACGCTTTCGCGCAGGATCACGGAATCAGCACAGTATAA
- a CDS encoding aspartate kinase encodes MALLVMKFGGTSVATIEAIENVANKVAAEVRAGHSAAVVVSAMAGVTNQLVSYCQEISPLHDAREYDAVVSSGEQVTSGLLAMALQKRGINARSWQGWQIPILTDRSHAKARIEDIDTEKFKKQFAGNAVAVVAGFQGISPEGRITTLGRGGSDTSAVALAAAVGADRCDIYTDVKGVYTCDPGIVPKAKKLKQICYEEMLEMASVGAKVLQTRSVEMAMKENVCVQVLSSFADAVGSDLKGTLLVSEDELMEKALISGITCSRDDAKITLRKLPDTPGVAAKIFGPLAEASVNVDMIVQNIAADTRMTDLTFTVPRADLERTISIFNKSIKNEGLEGCEMEHSSDVAKISIVGIGMRSHAGVAQQMFQTLADKGINIHVISTSEIKVSVLIGEEYAELALRALHTAYGLDDAA; translated from the coding sequence ATGGCGCTTTTGGTCATGAAATTCGGCGGAACATCGGTCGCCACGATTGAGGCGATTGAGAATGTCGCCAATAAAGTCGCGGCGGAAGTTCGCGCAGGGCATAGCGCCGCCGTTGTCGTCTCCGCCATGGCGGGCGTGACAAACCAGCTTGTCTCCTATTGTCAGGAAATCAGCCCGCTGCATGATGCGCGCGAATATGATGCCGTTGTGTCCTCGGGTGAACAGGTCACATCAGGACTGCTGGCGATGGCCTTGCAGAAACGCGGTATCAATGCCCGCTCGTGGCAGGGCTGGCAAATCCCTATTTTAACCGACCGTTCCCATGCCAAGGCACGGATTGAAGATATCGACACCGAAAAATTCAAAAAACAATTCGCCGGCAATGCCGTCGCCGTTGTCGCCGGATTTCAGGGCATTTCGCCCGAAGGCCGTATCACGACATTAGGGCGCGGCGGTTCGGACACCTCCGCTGTGGCTCTGGCCGCAGCCGTCGGCGCAGACCGTTGCGATATTTATACCGATGTCAAAGGCGTTTATACCTGCGACCCCGGCATTGTGCCAAAGGCGAAAAAGCTGAAACAGATATGTTATGAGGAAATGCTGGAAATGGCCTCGGTCGGCGCAAAAGTGTTACAGACGCGCTCGGTCGAAATGGCGATGAAGGAAAATGTCTGCGTGCAGGTGCTGTCCAGCTTTGCAGATGCCGTCGGCAGCGATTTAAAAGGAACCCTACTTGTCAGTGAGGATGAATTAATGGAAAAAGCTCTTATCAGCGGCATCACATGCAGCCGCGACGATGCGAAAATTACCTTGCGGAAACTGCCCGATACGCCGGGCGTCGCAGCAAAAATCTTCGGGCCGCTGGCCGAGGCCAGCGTCAATGTCGATATGATTGTCCAGAATATCGCCGCCGATACCCGTATGACGGATCTGACTTTTACCGTACCGCGTGCCGATCTGGAACGCACCATCAGCATCTTTAACAAATCCATCAAGAATGAAGGGCTGGAAGGTTGCGAAATGGAGCACAGCAGCGATGTCGCCAAAATATCCATTGTCGGTATCGGCATGCGCAGCCATGCCGGTGTCGCACAGCAGATGTTCCAGACCCTTGCCGATAAAGGCATCAACATCCATGTCATTTCCACATCGGAAATCAAGGTCAGCGTCTTGATCGGCGAGGAATATGCCGAGCTGGCCTTGCGTGCGCTGCATACGGCCTATGGGCTGGATGATGCCGCGTAA
- a CDS encoding adenylosuccinate synthase, with product MGNVVVVGSQWGDEGKGKIVDWLASRADVVVRFQGGHNAGHTLVIDDVTYKLHLLPSGIVRKNTHSVIGNGVVLDPWALLEEIAAVGKQGVKVTPDNLSIAANVPLILPLHGELDRITEEARGRNKIGTTGRGIGPAYEDKIGRRAIRLCDLADAKALSGKIERLLVHHNALRRGFGVAETDESALVQKLLDIAPKVLPFAKPVWKMLADAQAARKQILFEGAQGMMLDIDHGTYPYVTSSNIVAAQAATGSGFSSEHLDFVLGITKAYTTRVGEGPFPTELSDDTGEELGRRGHEFGTTTGRKRRCGWFDAVQVRQAVMTGGINGMALTKLDVLDSFAEIKICTGYEYKGEKLDYLPAAAEIQASVTPVYEVMEGWKGETKGAKSWAELPAAAVKYVRRLEELVGIPVTVLSTGPERDETILVADPFA from the coding sequence ATGGGAAATGTCGTCGTCGTTGGCTCGCAATGGGGAGATGAGGGCAAAGGCAAAATCGTTGACTGGCTGGCAAGCCGCGCCGATGTGGTTGTGCGCTTTCAGGGCGGGCATAATGCCGGTCACACGCTGGTGATTGATGATGTGACCTATAAGCTGCATTTGCTTCCCTCGGGCATTGTCCGCAAAAATACACATTCCGTCATCGGTAACGGCGTTGTGCTGGACCCCTGGGCATTACTTGAGGAAATTGCCGCCGTCGGCAAACAGGGCGTAAAAGTCACACCCGATAATTTGTCGATTGCCGCGAATGTGCCGCTCATTCTGCCGCTGCATGGAGAGCTTGACCGCATTACCGAAGAGGCGCGCGGACGTAATAAAATCGGCACGACCGGACGCGGTATCGGCCCGGCCTATGAGGATAAAATAGGCCGCCGCGCCATTCGTCTTTGTGATCTGGCGGATGCCAAGGCGCTTTCAGGAAAAATCGAACGTCTGCTGGTACATCATAATGCGCTGCGCCGCGGTTTTGGCGTTGCCGAAACCGATGAATCGGCCCTGGTGCAGAAATTGCTGGATATTGCGCCGAAAGTTCTCCCTTTTGCCAAACCGGTCTGGAAAATGCTGGCCGATGCACAGGCCGCCCGCAAACAAATTCTGTTCGAAGGGGCACAAGGGATGATGCTGGATATCGATCACGGCACTTATCCTTATGTGACCTCATCGAATATCGTGGCGGCGCAGGCGGCAACGGGCAGCGGCTTTTCGAGCGAACATCTCGATTTCGTTCTCGGCATTACCAAAGCCTATACGACGCGCGTCGGTGAAGGGCCGTTTCCGACCGAGCTGAGCGATGATACGGGCGAGGAGCTGGGGCGTCGCGGACATGAATTCGGTACAACAACGGGACGCAAACGCCGTTGCGGCTGGTTTGATGCCGTACAGGTGCGTCAGGCTGTGATGACAGGCGGTATCAACGGCATGGCTTTGACCAAGCTGGATGTGCTGGATAGTTTCGCGGAGATCAAAATCTGCACGGGTTACGAATATAAAGGTGAAAAACTTGATTATCTTCCCGCCGCCGCCGAAATACAGGCGAGTGTGACACCCGTCTATGAAGTCATGGAAGGCTGGAAGGGCGAAACCAAAGGCGCAAAAAGCTGGGCGGAATTGCCTGCCGCCGCCGTCAAATATGTCCGCCGTCTGGAAGAGTTGGTCGGTATTCCCGTGACAGTCCTGTCAACAGGCCCGGAACGGGATGAAACGATTTTGGTCGCCGATCCTTTCGCCTGA